actggcctataggtaaggtagtcactaaggtagccatccacagatacagttcatcctaaagaTTTACTGTGCTATGTGtgtgtaacattaaaagatgatttataaaatcatgccaatcaacaatttttattttaatagcttagtattctattaaaaaggtatgtataaaggctttaggctaccctacacgttattgtaggcccagtttgaTATGCAACTTccttttatacaatatatgtagtagggggtcccttctccatgtctctttcagttaaggggtccttggcttaaaaaaacccATTGAAGACCcctaacttaagggaaagtttgcagattcCCTGtcctgccgtacatgcagatgaatgtctccagtacccGGGGGTTGGCGTGTATCTGCCAGTAAAACTCccgctggatgactcgcttcagaagggttgaaaatctgcaactttttttttttgcgtttagcttagcgcaacCATAATCAACACTGGCTCTAGCCGTTTGCTGCGTCCCGTTTGGTGCCGGAGGgagcgcacccattggttgttgacgatgttcacatgatttaacttcactaccaagacttcaAACTTACGGTAATATCAAACACGTTTTGTCTGAACGTCCAGACGGGTAAAAGActgactgggactgagttttatgaccgccttacaccaaacgatggAGATGACGGGAGAGCCCCGACTCCagcaagactctcaggattACATTCAGATATTGGAGGTATTAGTCTGcgacagtggaatcgcttgaaaagtcCTTTGGTGTAAGGTCTGCTTTAGGTCAATCCGTCGAGTCggactcgtgtgtgtgtgcgtttcatAACAAGAAACTAGCGTGCACAGGGGCCCGTTGTAACTACCTTACGCCCCTGTATCGACGTACAAAAAATAGCTTAGAGTGGAGTCCAGGTGTGAGGTCACTGCAGTTGCTCTAGTCATTACTACTGACAGATGTTTTCTCCTCTACACAGTTGGACAGGGAATGAGTTGCACTTTTTCCTgcgctgtttttttcttttaatacagATGCTCCTTCCTTGGGCACTTTGGAGGTCGCCCGGGTATCAATGCCGCCTTTCTTTTACCAATAGctgttccattcatttttgaagACCGGCGATTTTTGGATTTCACCGGTGACATCTTACCAAAACAGTGCAGAGCTGACGCGAGGGAGCTGTCGTTCATTTTTTTGTAAGTTCCCAGAAAGGTGCAAATTGGTGCTGTGAAGGTTTGGGGGTCATTGTGTAGTTTATCTTTGAGACTACTGCAGAACTGCGCCAACATCTCTTCAAGGGCCTCTGCAGATGTGCCTTCaggtaaaaacacaaataaaacataatacaatTATTTGGGCGATTACTGGCACATTAAGTTTGtatttagggctgcaacgattcttcgaataactcgaataattcgattacaaaaaatccttgaagcaaaattctttgcctcgaagcttcgttaaatcaatgtaattaaggttgtacggctcactgtgtttccgcacggaggattattactagcgcacaagaggtttgcgcttctgtggacacaagactgacggcccatattacaaatgaaggaagacgaaaatagcgagggtctaaaagggagagacaggcgagagaaaacgacagaaagtttgggatcattttaagctgcaaacatgctgctacatcacctctgtaacaaacctccagtgtactcatccattccacggagccaacccgacacaaggtagctagcgtctgctgctctcgtccaccgcgctgttacacaactagcctgcagcatgctattttgctaatagcgatgttttacacaactagcctacaacatgctactctgctaatagggatgttttaccaagctaaaacgaaagctgtcggtttgtagtgtaactttttattagtttgcttcttatctttggaaatgtagctgctgccggagacaaaccggctcctccccccagcatggctacttaatatgcacgtgaatgacgtcatcatgcattctttattctttctcctcaccatacagggctccagactaacttttttcactaggagctcagtggcccccaactgaaaattttaggtgcacaaccagaaaatttaggggcacacaccgtaaatcaacatgctaaccaaatattcacatttctactaatttccactgtattactaataaatacttttgaagatgcaacatataaggtaaactgacagccccattgctgtcatgacagtaaaaaaaaaattatatatatatatatatatatatatatatatatattttttttttttttattttatttgtatattattttttagcctgttttattttcatcatgccCGTTttcaattgctctttaatgtttcatgtaaagcactttgaattgccttgttgctgaaaggtgctgtagaaataaagttgccttgccttacaacctcagcctgtcagtcagtcaccagggcacagaaaccactgttgtgcctggctgctcgtctccgaggaagtgtaacgtcaacagcaccgcgaccgctttcggctcgccattaatatcctaatatcatatcgcagcaaacgctgtctgcgtgaagttatgaaaaactaaCCACATTTGAAACCACTTcatttccgtgactcactgtgacttcaacaaaactgcagagccgacgtagtttgcatcgtctgcagctctgcgcgtgtgcgtgtgtgtgtgtgtgtgtgtgtgtcagagctctgctttctgtcaattttcagagaggacagataagcttgcgcttacgcacTCTCAGGTACTGAAAATTCAacgtttaacgtgtaaaaaaagggggcaaatttactggtcgcacatgtgcgactggatgtaaaattcagtcgcacactctcacattttggtcgcaaaatgcgaccatttggccgcagtctggagccctgccatagatatatctatgctcctcactgtgtattaggcttctgaaaatgtgtcccccagaacagtgtagttgagtagccctgctgtaaaccctctggtcagtgaacagctcttttgcatatccagtgcaaagagccagaggcaagaaggggaattgggtgaaaaatattaacatttgggcaagcaaaaatgtactattgtaatgtatttctttttaagggtcttggaatttggcaataaaaaaatttaataagaaaccagtcttttgtatatatacaagcgacaggtttccttttttttgtaaacagcaataataaatatttactattgctgtttactaagtatttcttactaagtatttcttatccgattactcaattaatcgatggaataatcggtagaatattcgattactaaaataatcgatagctgcagccctatttGTAttaatcatttcttttttttttttacttttgaaagTTGCACGatgattaaatatataataaataatcattTGTCAAACATGCAAGAAGCATTTTCACCATAGCCCCTTTCAAACCAAAGGCAAACAGCTCCACTACCCACATCAATAATTAGCTCTGTCGGTACGACGGGCCTCGGTTAGGCGAACGGCTTCTAAAAACCCACAATGTCAGTGCGAAAGGGTCAGAACTGATTTTACCTGGTCCAGGACTGGCATTCACATTGGTGCAGTCGCTTGCCTTTAACAAAACACCTTCGCTACctagagggagagacagagatttttttttaatctatttgTCTATGGATTTCTGCATCCATAGTCTGTGACTGAAGATTTGAAATGTGACAGAGAGGCATGGTAACTCACCAGTTGCAATCTCATGGTAGAGCGTTCTCATCTGAGGCGTGGGGACGTGCGGGACGCTCTCGTGGTGACCAAACTTGTTCAAAACGGCACTCTGATGTTTGCATAGTGCACCAGCGAGTCCATCTGAACACGTGCAGCATCCAATCGCCACGTCGACGTCATACTGCAACTCCGACGTAGCACTTGGAACCACGTAGTGGTTCTCGTCtacctgtaaaaacaaaaacaatgtagttgacattttaaaattttacttCAGAattgaaaataatacaatacagtGCTATAAAAGCCATACCTGTGCAATATTTTCATAATCCACATCATTTACATGAAGGAAAGCCACTCCGTCGTTTGCGGTGTCCGTGAGGCGGCGGATGTAGTGGGCCTCCATCCTGGTTGTTACAAAATCTACCAACTGAGTAACGTTGTATGGCTTCAACCTGTGGAGGACCTTCTCCTTCCCCACTCTGAAAGCACTCTCCACCAAACTGTTGGTGTTTTGCCCTCTCGTTGGAAGTTCATTGCGAAGACAGATGGCCCACTCTTCATGTCTCCTGTACACCTGTAGTCATTGTCAAACAGAACATTAATCAAGAATCTTCTTTGATGTGGGAGATGGTCACAGCATGCAGGATTATGGTTATAGTATGTTGCAAATATACTGTAGTGACCAGGTGCTATATTGTATGTACAGTgctaagcataagtgaatacacccatgctaaagttgactaaaaagaggaataaaaaaaatctttcggAAATCGATCTCAAtgccttcatttaaaaaaaattttcaaatccaacctttaaggacaccaattttctttgtgaattaaTAATGTATCGTGAATacataaatgttcttccttaaaatacagggggcataagtaagtacacccctaccctcaccatacctagagattggtatggttttatttcagttagcctaataggtgctctgatttgcattgagagatgattttatggaaagtaccccatgccaatctctaggtatggtgaagggtatgtaatgatgtggggctattttaattctaaaggccaagggaactttatcaggatgcatagtatcctggatccatgaaataactggcctttaaaaataaaaatctgcctgcctctatgggaatttaacataggggtgtacttctGCCCCCCGTATTttaaaggaagaacatttatttatttatgatacattattcattcacaaagaaaattggtgtccttaaaggttggatttttttccttattttagtcaactttagcatgggtgtattcacttatgcttagcACTGTATAAGTCCTCAGGAAGATTGGGGCAGATTTGACAATGTACAGTCTAGTTTCCAACCAAACATGGATATTTTCTGCCTTGCATCGCCCACACCTTAtgacaaaaaatgaaaagcttTAGATTGTACTGACCAATTCTGAAGTCAATCAGGTTAAATATGTAGGAGGAGCTTGTTAAAGCGCAGCCCCTAAAATGGTCAGAATCGTTCCTAATTCCCACACTAAATTAAATATGGccgacttcctgttgggttaaGGGGATGgttccaagaggctttttttgTACGCCTGGACAGGATACatatgcagtgtttcctctatgtagATTTGACAGTGGCGGCCCCCCacagcaacatttctgccccccacggtatcagtaATAGGGcggcattgttagagtgcatgtcagagaacgtttgtattttaggtgcattatttacatgctgaagttaCAGTGCATtaatataatgtaattaatagtgggtttattgttatttgctacagattGCTTAGCCTATAtatcaagatcaaagttggcctatatagtaactcaaaaaatacagttcaatcacaacagaaaatatgcctctttgtgtgtgtgaatggaggtgaatacatttatttgtttgtgttgcagcaaagtgtcagttccgtttcatggGGAGGGggtgttcggacctgcccccactgctaaaaaaaaaaaaggaaacactgcataTGCCTACCAAATTTCATACATCTACATGAAAGTTAAAGTAGGGTGCTTCAACTTAAACTGTTAGGGGACGCTATTAAGCCAATTTGCTACACCGAAGCCCAAGAGCCATGCAGATATCCTTATCTCTTGTTCTGACTCTTATCAAGCATGGCAAATTggattgtaatgtaatgtacattTGAGTAAATACAACTTCCTGTCTCACAACAGAACATCAGAAAGACAACAAACCTCGGCCAGGTAGTGGAGGAATCTAGGATATTTAATGGCAACAGGGTCAGCAAGACATCTGTTGTACCGTTCGGTCAGCAACGCGGTTGAGTCGGGGTAGACAAGGCTCTTGAACGAATTTAGGAGCTGTGGCCGGTCTTGCTTAGCCACGCCGTTGCGGCCGCTCCACAACCACCTCCACATGGCCTGCAGCTGGTGGAACATGCACAGGAGCAGCTTCGCGTCGGGGAAAACTGCCTGGAGGGACTGACGCAGAGCCCTGCAGTCGTCCGTCATGATGACCTGAGGCTGTTCCCTCCCGAAAAAACTGCCGGCGGGCAAAAGGGTTCGCAGGAGCCGAAGCCCAGACGTAATGGTGGACTGACTCTCTGATGTCGTTATAAGCACCCCCAGCGGCAGTCCTCCGGCGGTGGAGTGGGCGAGAAGAAGAAATATCCGGTGGCTCTGGCGCTCACAATTCCCCGATGAATCCACGAAGATGATTTCCCCGCTCTCGCTCAACTTTGTGTGCACTCTTCTCATGACCGGGGTGCATACGGCAATGGCCACCTGACCGCATTCAGTTTTCTCCATTTTTGCACTGGTTTCCCCCTGCACCGTGTTGTACTGGTAAAGTCTATCCCTGAGATCTGCCAGCATCTTCTCTTCTGACGGTGCAGTATAAGCTTTCTGAAAAAGCTTGTAGTAAAGTCTGCATGCAAGAAAGGAAGAACGAAAGACAAACCGGTATCAGACAGCGTACGGTACCCCATTCAGTTCCCCAAGCTGTAGTAATAACAGTCATATGTTATATGAACATCCATAAGTGTATGCATATCaagatctttttttatattgcaCTTTTTCCAAT
The Perca fluviatilis chromosome 9, GENO_Pfluv_1.0, whole genome shotgun sequence genome window above contains:
- the LOC120566040 gene encoding uncharacterized protein LOC120566040 isoform X2, yielding MPTGSGDPHIKDGYLLNIHLRYEHNHQLSCADVVRKRDASDETIAKLKTLFERGHSPSSALDIIKYDLQEQEGESPIYTAADRSICPDMYFCYRLYYKLFQKAYTAPSEEKMLADLRDRLYQYNTVQGETSAKMEKTECGQVAIAVCTPVMRRVHTKLSESGEIIFVDSSGNCERQSHRIFLLLAHSTAGGLPLGVLITTSESQSTITSGLRLLRTLLPAGSFFGREQPQVIMTDDCRALRQSLQAVFPDAKLLLCMFHQLQAMWRWLWSGRNGVAKQDRPQLLNSFKSLVYPDSTALLTERYNRCLADPVAIKYPRFLHYLAEVYRRHEEWAICLRNELPTRGQNTNSLVESAFRVGKEKVLHRLKPYNVTQLVDFVTTRMEAHYIRRLTDTANDGVAFLHVNDVDYENIAQVDENHYVVPSATSELQYDVDVAIGCCTCSDGLAGALCKHQSAVLNKFGHHESVPHVPTPQMRTLYHEIATGSEGVLLKASDCTNVNASPGPGTSAEALEEMLAQFCSSLKDKLHNDPQTFTAPICTFLGTYKKMNDSSLASALHCFGKMSPVKSKNRRSSKMNGTAIGKRKAALIPGRPPKCPRKEHLY
- the LOC120566040 gene encoding uncharacterized protein LOC120566040 isoform X1; amino-acid sequence: MTSFLHSQQVGEGEGKAGTGERPLLEVRKMTPCVHCQQPGTGEEQGTGRHPLLEKILPEGYDHLVCSYEEVSQAQFRSHFKLRITSEDEVFKWLEYFQTSSGQVWRKSKTYPNCGRYNAYRVDLRCQHNTYPRPVKPAKKTKNMSCGAIMYLVLKRDAGSQNRKSRSGDPHIKDGYLLNIHLRYEHNHQLSCADVVRKRDASDETIAKLKTLFERGHSPSSALDIIKYDLQEQEGESPIYTAADRSICPDMYFCYRLYYKLFQKAYTAPSEEKMLADLRDRLYQYNTVQGETSAKMEKTECGQVAIAVCTPVMRRVHTKLSESGEIIFVDSSGNCERQSHRIFLLLAHSTAGGLPLGVLITTSESQSTITSGLRLLRTLLPAGSFFGREQPQVIMTDDCRALRQSLQAVFPDAKLLLCMFHQLQAMWRWLWSGRNGVAKQDRPQLLNSFKSLVYPDSTALLTERYNRCLADPVAIKYPRFLHYLAEVYRRHEEWAICLRNELPTRGQNTNSLVESAFRVGKEKVLHRLKPYNVTQLVDFVTTRMEAHYIRRLTDTANDGVAFLHVNDVDYENIAQVDENHYVVPSATSELQYDVDVAIGCCTCSDGLAGALCKHQSAVLNKFGHHESVPHVPTPQMRTLYHEIATGSEGVLLKASDCTNVNASPGPGTSAEALEEMLAQFCSSLKDKLHNDPQTFTAPICTFLGTYKKMNDSSLASALHCFGKMSPVKSKNRRSSKMNGTAIGKRKAALIPGRPPKCPRKEHLY